The following coding sequences are from one Leptospira ellinghausenii window:
- a CDS encoding methyl-accepting chemotaxis protein translates to MAIETDEIQKFERTLFRKGVSLIVFTKYGLGIIFLLGVASNYATKSFLPNLIGSLIYLVNAIIPGYLLKKEKEISKRMAASVVFIDLIIIVCFFYLDIYNNYTKADASNTLSTGIFYIIFIFIAIYSSFLFDTKLVMTIGILSTFLYIGGIYLSHSLGSVFIPKPFPEMLRANHIIVTTEVQKIIFYFGVIFSLRFVVSLMREMQNDLKSKLKESLDKQSIITNKSHQLEKSANTLALSVGKLQSMSDELHNQSQNQAASVEEISASVEELSSSAISSANLVEDQVTRVKIVDQNFLSLQNISESVKTKTMQIAKDVSISADYSKKVKISSEELNSIYSELNQAFSKVEEINQMMSEIADQTNLLALNASIEAARAGEHGRGFAVVAQEVAKLAERSQSNAGTIAKIVKDAGLKINEGTRFSKEVKSQVENQNNELLRIESEILGLEGHVTEQEVLNLKLRNTFSELHVLSEQIGIIAQEQMTGSKEINRAISVIDETTQKLADSVELLYEEINEIHTQAKQLNLV, encoded by the coding sequence ATGGCTATAGAAACAGATGAAATTCAGAAATTTGAAAGAACGTTATTCCGAAAAGGTGTTTCACTCATCGTTTTTACTAAGTATGGGTTAGGAATTATTTTCCTTTTAGGTGTCGCCTCTAATTATGCGACTAAAAGTTTTTTACCTAATTTGATAGGATCCCTAATTTATTTAGTCAATGCCATCATACCAGGTTATTTACTCAAAAAAGAAAAAGAAATTTCAAAACGAATGGCGGCATCCGTAGTATTTATCGATTTGATCATCATCGTGTGTTTTTTCTATTTAGATATTTATAATAATTATACAAAAGCAGATGCTAGTAATACATTAAGTACGGGAATATTTTACATTATCTTCATCTTTATCGCTATCTATTCCAGCTTTTTATTTGATACTAAATTGGTGATGACGATCGGTATACTATCAACTTTTTTGTATATCGGTGGGATTTATTTGTCCCATTCATTAGGTTCTGTTTTTATTCCAAAACCATTCCCTGAAATGTTACGAGCAAATCATATCATTGTCACCACCGAAGTTCAGAAGATTATTTTCTATTTTGGCGTTATTTTTAGTTTACGTTTTGTTGTTTCTTTGATGAGAGAAATGCAAAATGATCTAAAATCTAAGTTAAAAGAAAGTTTAGACAAACAATCAATCATCACAAACAAATCACATCAGTTAGAAAAATCAGCAAACACTCTCGCCTTGTCCGTTGGAAAATTACAGTCCATGTCTGACGAACTCCACAACCAATCGCAAAACCAAGCAGCATCAGTGGAAGAAATTTCCGCATCCGTTGAAGAACTTTCTTCATCGGCGATCAGTTCTGCAAACTTGGTGGAAGACCAAGTCACACGTGTCAAAATTGTGGATCAAAACTTTTTATCACTCCAAAATATAAGTGAGAGTGTGAAAACAAAAACAATGCAAATTGCAAAGGATGTCAGTATTTCTGCTGATTATAGTAAAAAAGTAAAAATTTCTTCAGAAGAATTAAACAGCATCTATTCAGAACTCAACCAAGCATTTTCGAAAGTGGAAGAAATCAACCAAATGATGTCAGAAATTGCAGATCAAACCAACTTACTAGCGCTAAACGCTTCAATCGAAGCTGCACGTGCAGGTGAACATGGTAGAGGATTCGCAGTTGTTGCACAAGAAGTGGCAAAATTAGCGGAACGTTCGCAGTCCAATGCAGGAACGATTGCAAAAATCGTAAAGGACGCGGGATTAAAAATTAACGAAGGCACTCGATTCTCCAAAGAAGTGAAATCACAAGTGGAAAATCAAAATAACGAGTTGTTACGGATTGAAAGTGAAATATTAGGTCTAGAAGGACATGTGACAGAACAAGAAGTCCTGAACCTAAAACTTAGAAACACCTTCTCCGAACTCCATGTTCTATCCGAACAAATTGGAATCATTGCTCAGGAACAAATGACAGGTAGTAAGGAGATCAATCGTGCGATTTCTGTCATCGATGAAACTACGCAAAAACTCGCCGATTCGGTTGAACTCCTCTACGAAGAAATCAATGAAATTCACACTCAGGCAAAACAATTGAATTTGGTTTAG
- a CDS encoding diguanylate cyclase, producing the protein MIKSHTTLRPRNGQRIEDTIMDLLEEDPYNEELLIQKLQKNQFQNKDHSQIYSAVLKVLTSLDIPETDSKEIWVEVLENRNKLANCLKRPVGFRVALLDYFINQNKKIKNPKIIELRLFAETEKLILVDELTRLYNRRHFETALVREFKQSTRYNQNLSLLVIDIDDFKKINDTYGHLMGDEILKQVANKIATSLRMEDTACRIGGEEFAIIFPQSNESQAMIASEKLLEACRTIQISGKSVTISGGLVSFPEKVKRCEDMYDFADRALYTAKDSGKNQIVVYSNEKRSSLRFEANLELFCVLPNRTIRSISKNISITGIAFETEDDLLVNEPIQVLLRETDSNHEISAKIKVVRKQKIGEKNYSVGAEFIDLSNESQTKLADLYSLHQFKAKSPIGVGS; encoded by the coding sequence ATGATCAAATCCCATACAACTCTTAGGCCTCGGAATGGCCAACGTATCGAAGATACGATAATGGACCTTCTCGAAGAAGATCCATACAATGAAGAATTACTCATTCAAAAATTACAAAAAAACCAATTTCAAAATAAAGACCATTCTCAAATTTATTCTGCTGTTTTGAAAGTCTTGACCTCGCTTGACATTCCAGAAACGGATTCTAAAGAAATTTGGGTAGAAGTTTTAGAAAACCGAAACAAACTCGCAAACTGTTTAAAACGTCCTGTTGGATTTCGAGTTGCACTACTTGATTATTTTATCAATCAGAACAAAAAAATTAAAAATCCAAAAATCATCGAACTTCGTTTATTTGCGGAAACTGAAAAACTCATTTTAGTGGATGAACTGACAAGGTTATACAATCGTCGGCATTTTGAGACAGCGTTAGTCCGAGAATTCAAACAATCCACACGTTACAATCAGAATCTTTCCTTACTCGTTATTGATATTGACGATTTTAAAAAAATCAATGATACATATGGTCATTTAATGGGCGATGAGATCCTAAAACAAGTTGCCAATAAAATTGCAACGAGCTTAAGAATGGAAGACACCGCGTGTCGCATTGGTGGTGAGGAGTTCGCCATCATATTCCCTCAATCAAATGAATCACAAGCAATGATCGCTTCTGAAAAATTATTAGAAGCATGCCGAACCATTCAAATCAGTGGTAAATCTGTTACCATCAGTGGTGGGCTTGTTTCTTTTCCTGAAAAAGTGAAACGATGCGAAGATATGTATGATTTTGCGGATAGAGCATTGTATACAGCCAAAGATTCAGGAAAAAATCAAATCGTTGTTTATTCCAATGAAAAAAGAAGTAGTTTACGATTTGAAGCAAACTTGGAATTATTTTGTGTTTTACCAAATAGAACCATTCGATCTATTTCTAAAAATATTTCAATCACTGGAATCGCATTTGAAACAGAAGATGATCTATTGGTGAACGAACCAATACAAGTTTTATTACGTGAAACTGATTCCAATCATGAAATCAGTGCAAAAATCAAAGTAGTTCGTAAGCAAAAAATTGGTGAAAAAAATTACAGTGTAGGTGCTGAATTTATCGATTTATCCAACGAATCTCAAACCAAATTAGCAGATCTTTATTCACTACACCAATTTAAAGCAAAAAGCCCGATTGGTGTAGGTTCTTAA
- a CDS encoding rhodanese-like domain-containing protein — protein sequence MKTFVLVGVIIGFLFVFVKKIQSKGDKQMVQEWIQEGAVVVDVRTKSEFAEGHFPGAINIPVDVLPMELGTFKNKQSKIVVYCRSGARSERAKQILSASGFSSVINAGGLSDMPNPR from the coding sequence ATGAAAACATTTGTATTAGTGGGAGTGATCATCGGATTCCTCTTCGTTTTTGTAAAAAAAATTCAATCAAAAGGAGATAAACAAATGGTTCAAGAATGGATTCAGGAAGGGGCAGTGGTTGTTGATGTAAGGACTAAGTCTGAATTTGCAGAAGGTCATTTCCCTGGAGCCATCAACATACCCGTTGATGTATTGCCTATGGAATTAGGCACATTCAAAAACAAACAATCTAAAATTGTTGTTTATTGTCGATCTGGTGCAAGAAGTGAAAGGGCAAAACAAATATTATCGGCGAGTGGATTTTCCTCAGTCATCAATGCAGGCGGATTATCGGATATGCCTAACCCACGTTAA
- a CDS encoding MBL fold metallo-hydrolase, which produces MMITDMNNEIDIKPLYDIESGTWTYLLLDKSTKQAVLIDPVLEKLDRDLDYLVSMGYKLVATIETHMHADHITAAGELREKTGCEAYAPHLSGAECATHFLKDKDLLQIGKLNLEVIHTPGHTPCSISLLLNGKYVFTGDALFVRGCGRTDFQGGSAEELYNSITNKLFQLPNDTVVFPGHDYKGFVSTTIGEEKNWNPRIAKKSVEEFKSIMNNLNLPEPKKIHEAVPANRACGKVV; this is translated from the coding sequence ATGATGATTACTGACATGAACAATGAAATCGATATCAAACCACTTTATGATATAGAATCAGGGACTTGGACTTATTTATTACTCGACAAGTCAACGAAACAAGCGGTCCTCATCGACCCAGTATTAGAGAAGTTAGATAGGGATTTAGATTATTTAGTTTCGATGGGATACAAATTGGTCGCGACTATCGAGACACATATGCATGCAGACCATATAACGGCTGCAGGTGAATTACGGGAAAAAACTGGTTGTGAAGCCTATGCTCCCCACTTATCAGGCGCTGAATGTGCGACTCATTTTTTAAAAGACAAAGATTTGTTACAAATTGGGAAACTCAACCTAGAAGTAATCCACACACCAGGTCACACCCCTTGTTCGATTTCTTTACTCCTCAATGGAAAATATGTTTTTACTGGAGATGCTCTCTTTGTCAGAGGATGTGGCCGAACAGATTTCCAAGGTGGAAGCGCAGAAGAATTATACAATTCGATTACCAATAAATTATTCCAACTACCAAATGATACCGTTGTATTTCCTGGACATGATTACAAAGGCTTTGTTTCCACAACGATTGGTGAGGAAAAAAATTGGAATCCGAGAATCGCAAAAAAATCGGTAGAGGAATTTAAATCAATTATGAACAATTTGAATTTGCCAGAACCAAAAAAGATACACGAGGCAGTGCCAGCAAATCGTGCTTGTGGAAAAGTAGTATGA
- a CDS encoding TSUP family transporter produces MSIGILFLLLGIGAGVLGGLVGIGGGILLVPALVYFFDFNQKLAQGTTLAAMVPPIGIVAAYIYYTRGETNLFAAALISVGFILGSVFGAGAASKIDTSVLSRFFGIFTVIVGLKMVFFPK; encoded by the coding sequence ATGAGTATCGGAATCTTATTTTTACTATTAGGAATTGGAGCTGGAGTTCTTGGAGGACTCGTTGGCATTGGTGGAGGTATTTTACTAGTTCCGGCACTTGTATACTTTTTTGACTTCAATCAAAAATTAGCACAAGGTACAACATTAGCTGCGATGGTACCTCCAATTGGAATCGTTGCAGCTTACATATATTATACGAGAGGAGAAACAAATTTATTTGCAGCAGCTCTCATCAGTGTTGGATTCATTTTAGGTAGTGTCTTTGGTGCAGGAGCGGCTTCAAAAATTGATACAAGTGTACTTTCTCGATTTTTTGGAATCTTCACTGTGATCGTTGGGCTTAAAATGGTATTTTTTCCGAAATAA
- the msrA gene encoding peptide-methionine (S)-S-oxide reductase MsrA — protein sequence MSFLVPNRSKSPFTYLPMLAIVVSYLFCGPVTETSKVESVPLVTQPGQKIAVFAEGCFWCSEHIFESIPGVLDVTSGYAGGHTDNPTYESVNTETTGHAESVLVVYDPTKVSYAELCRVFFLSHDPTTKDRQGPDIGSSYRSILFYSNDEEFKTANEILKEIQSKNIWKGIFVTEFQKLKHFYRAEGYHQDFIQNNPNQSYVLGVSIPRYNEFEKRYQSYQKTLKVNSLP from the coding sequence ATGTCCTTCCTAGTTCCCAATCGATCCAAATCTCCTTTCACTTATCTCCCAATGTTGGCTATCGTTGTATCTTATTTGTTTTGTGGTCCAGTCACTGAAACCTCGAAGGTAGAGTCAGTGCCACTGGTGACACAACCAGGCCAAAAAATTGCCGTATTTGCGGAAGGTTGTTTCTGGTGTTCAGAACATATTTTTGAATCTATTCCTGGTGTACTCGATGTGACTTCTGGATATGCAGGTGGACACACGGATAACCCAACGTACGAATCGGTGAATACAGAAACAACGGGCCATGCTGAATCGGTACTTGTCGTATATGATCCCACTAAAGTAAGTTATGCGGAATTATGTAGGGTATTTTTTCTATCACATGATCCAACAACTAAAGACAGACAAGGTCCCGATATAGGATCCTCATACCGTTCTATACTCTTTTATTCCAATGATGAAGAATTCAAAACAGCAAATGAAATCCTAAAAGAAATCCAATCAAAGAACATTTGGAAAGGAATTTTTGTTACCGAGTTTCAAAAGTTAAAACATTTCTATCGAGCCGAAGGTTATCACCAAGATTTTATTCAAAACAATCCCAACCAATCTTATGTTTTGGGAGTATCAATTCCTAGATATAATGAATTTGAAAAAAGATACCAATCCTATCAAAAAACATTGAAAGTCAATTCATTACCATAG
- a CDS encoding HDOD domain-containing protein, with the protein MASPKAVSLEFKRELGLHTNIEDINHPIVENTPFHFKFFQITDEVENTLYQTLDRFLLQLDLIIVRDSVLAAMKETVTNAIKANAKRVFFKNNSTDITDEKEYESIINEFKSTYIENRDEIEESLQKNNYGVFVSFIHNRSLMRIRIMNNVQLTPIEAERIKERISKAKTYNDLADAFMDMSNDQEGAGLGLIMTLMMLKNDGLGESAFKFESGENKTVFMIDIPAKVSKENQQLEKIDHIVSQIDNLPTFPKSIKDIQDAIDKPNSSIGTIAEMIKRDIALSANILKLSNSAAFRRGGRVESLDRAIQLIGLKELQTLLYSLATKQMLEDKFPAFTAIWEKSNESAFYCKSIGQRMDLNKSDLSNLIAASLLHDIGEILLLSFDKHHMNKIKTFSTTREIASTISMEESAIGITHSKLGAMVGEKWGFPILYTKAMEYHHRPLLVDDVYVDIIYPIYLSDMMIAINAKEAKSSEIPAEILKVCKFQSKAEFDSFRTKIKEQYSAD; encoded by the coding sequence ATGGCTAGTCCAAAAGCTGTTTCGTTAGAGTTTAAACGTGAATTGGGCCTTCATACTAATATTGAAGATATCAATCATCCAATTGTAGAGAACACTCCATTCCATTTTAAGTTTTTTCAAATTACAGACGAAGTAGAAAATACTTTATACCAAACTCTTGACCGATTTTTATTACAATTGGACCTAATTATTGTTAGAGATTCCGTTCTCGCGGCCATGAAAGAAACTGTTACAAATGCAATCAAAGCAAATGCAAAACGTGTATTTTTTAAAAATAATTCAACAGACATTACAGACGAAAAAGAATACGAATCGATTATCAATGAATTCAAATCAACTTATATTGAAAACAGAGATGAAATAGAAGAATCTCTTCAAAAAAATAACTACGGTGTATTCGTATCCTTCATTCACAATAGAAGTTTAATGCGCATTCGAATTATGAATAATGTGCAATTGACTCCTATCGAAGCTGAAAGAATCAAAGAAAGAATATCTAAGGCAAAAACATACAATGATTTAGCAGATGCCTTTATGGATATGTCAAATGATCAGGAAGGTGCAGGCCTTGGTCTTATCATGACTCTTATGATGTTAAAAAATGACGGACTAGGTGAATCAGCTTTTAAGTTTGAATCTGGCGAAAACAAAACAGTCTTTATGATCGATATTCCTGCGAAAGTCTCTAAGGAAAATCAACAGTTAGAAAAAATAGATCATATAGTTTCTCAAATCGACAATCTTCCCACATTCCCAAAATCGATCAAAGATATTCAAGACGCAATTGATAAACCAAATTCTAGTATTGGAACAATTGCTGAAATGATCAAACGTGATATTGCTTTATCAGCAAATATCTTAAAACTCTCCAATTCAGCTGCTTTTAGACGAGGAGGCAGAGTGGAAAGTTTAGATCGTGCTATTCAGTTGATTGGTTTAAAAGAACTACAAACTCTTTTGTATAGTTTGGCAACAAAACAAATGTTAGAAGATAAGTTCCCAGCTTTTACTGCAATTTGGGAAAAATCAAACGAATCAGCATTTTATTGTAAGTCCATTGGCCAAAGGATGGACTTAAACAAGTCGGATCTTAGTAATTTAATTGCTGCATCACTCCTTCATGACATTGGTGAAATATTATTGTTATCATTTGACAAACACCACATGAACAAAATTAAAACGTTTTCAACTACGCGAGAAATTGCCTCTACGATAAGTATGGAAGAGTCTGCCATTGGGATCACTCATTCTAAATTAGGAGCAATGGTTGGTGAAAAATGGGGTTTTCCTATTCTTTATACAAAAGCAATGGAATACCACCACCGACCACTACTAGTAGATGATGTGTATGTTGATATTATTTATCCAATTTATCTAAGTGATATGATGATTGCCATCAATGCAAAAGAAGCTAAGTCCTCCGAAATTCCTGCGGAAATACTTAAGGTTTGTAAGTTTCAATCAAAAGCAGAGTTCGATTCTTTTCGTACGAAAATTAAAGAACAATACTCAGCTGACTAA
- a CDS encoding trimeric intracellular cation channel family protein: MDFSFSYYIGLAGIMVFAISGAVAALEHKEHHHDVFSVFFTGFITAIGGGTLRDITLGNYPVSWVKDENILWAIFLGFLLVIFFPKRLTKLRSELFLFDTLGIGIYTVLGTRIALDHGVNFFASALLGMISAIFGGVIRDTLMNEVPFIFRKEIYATACLAGAILYLILNSFQFDGNLNLSLSASVVVIIRIIAVKYNLGLPKIKIF, translated from the coding sequence ATGGATTTTAGCTTTTCTTATTACATTGGGCTTGCAGGGATCATGGTTTTTGCGATTTCCGGAGCGGTTGCCGCCTTGGAACACAAAGAACACCATCATGATGTTTTTAGTGTTTTTTTTACTGGTTTTATTACCGCAATCGGAGGTGGGACATTACGAGATATCACGCTTGGAAACTATCCCGTTTCCTGGGTTAAAGATGAAAACATTTTGTGGGCAATTTTTCTTGGTTTTTTACTCGTCATTTTTTTTCCAAAACGTTTGACCAAACTCCGAAGTGAACTCTTCTTATTTGATACGTTAGGAATAGGAATTTATACTGTGCTTGGAACAAGAATTGCTCTAGACCATGGTGTTAATTTTTTTGCCTCTGCTTTACTAGGAATGATTTCGGCAATCTTTGGTGGAGTGATACGAGACACACTTATGAACGAAGTGCCTTTTATTTTCCGAAAAGAAATATACGCTACTGCTTGTTTGGCGGGAGCCATCTTATATCTTATTTTAAATTCCTTCCAATTTGATGGTAATCTTAATTTAAGTCTTTCTGCAAGTGTTGTGGTGATCATCCGAATCATTGCAGTGAAATATAATTTAGGTCTACCTAAGATTAAAATTTTTTGA